TGCGAGTTCTCCATGCCTGTTGTCGCTCCGCTCGATTCATGGGATGTCCTCCTCGATTCATATTGAGGACATTATCTCATCTATGCATACATGGGGTGAAGGTGGGATGTATTTGACGCTTACTTTTCAGCCGATATACCTTTTTACTTGGATAGGGCGAAGAAGCTTGGGGGCAAATCACTGGAGCTAGCCTGTGGTACAGGCAGAATTACAATTCCGCTTGCTGAGGAAGGAATCAACATATGGGGTTTAGATTACTCAAGCAGTATGTTGGAGGTTCTGACAGCTAAGGTAAATAAGCTGTCAGAGAAGTCGAAACAAAATATCCATACCGTTCTTGGCGACATGACTAATTTTTCATTGTCTGAAAAGTTTAAGCTTATCTTCATCCCTTTCCGTAGTTTCCAGTCCTTAGAAACTGACGAACAGGCTTTACAATGTCTGTCGTGTGTTCATCGCCACTTGGAGGATGAAGGACAGTTCATAATAAACGTATTCAAGCCAATAAAAGAGATTGGCGAATGGTGGATAAATCTTAATGAAAATCTAGATTTTGAATCTACCCTTGAGGGCGGCGAAAAGGTTACAAGACATTCCATTAAGAAGGCATATGACATCACTAGCGTTGCATTAATGTTCTCAGAATCATCATAATATTCACTCTAATTGTTCCGCAGACATGAAAAAATCCTTTACAATGGAATGGCAGGTAGTACCTGTCCATAATCCACTGAAAAGGATCAGCCATGGACAAGGATATCCTATTTTCTTCATTTGGTAAATGGATTTCTCCAATTTGTGCGAAGACGTTCACAG
Above is a genomic segment from Paenibacillus sp. YYML68 containing:
- a CDS encoding class I SAM-dependent methyltransferase: MDRAKKLGGKSLELACGTGRITIPLAEEGINIWGLDYSSSMLEVLTAKVNKLSEKSKQNIHTVLGDMTNFSLSEKFKLIFIPFRSFQSLETDEQALQCLSCVHRHLEDEGQFIINVFKPIKEIGEWWINLNENLDFESTLEGGEKVTRHSIKKAYDITSVALMFSESS